A portion of the Esox lucius isolate fEsoLuc1 chromosome 20, fEsoLuc1.pri, whole genome shotgun sequence genome contains these proteins:
- the irgq2 gene encoding immunity-related GTPase family, q2, translated as MAVDVVSHSLHLLETLKESFENNKLSDVKEAVEDLLISRINLGVAGDRGPQKAAFLNTLRGLGPEDEGAAQSPSPTPPDELAVYPNPKHPDFHLWDLPPPHTASTFDLEGYMERVKFMRYNAVVMAFTQSLHPNSVAVFLEARSLQRNPVYFALLASGTDTEKVLEERRKASLEVLRAHGVALPKVFLVRPNFLEKLDFPGLLEEMERDLPEIRAHALLLALPTLSPALVGRKRDAFKALVWAAASLSGGVSTIPVPLVASMVDASVGVRILTKARASLCLDDQSVERLARQRGVEPARLKALRTCNLSAEVTKGEVKLRLAAVEKELATNTTLLVEMAMPRHARSVGRSFSAMMQALNGAIDEMGTDAEKILAAAGVEEGK; from the coding sequence ATGGCTGTAGACGTTGTGTCTCACAGCCTGCATCTCCTGGAGACTCTTAAAGAGTCCTTTGAGAACAACAAGCTGTCGGATGTCAAGGAGGCTGTGGAAGACCTCCTGATCAGCCGGATTAATCTAGGTGTGGCGGGGGACCGGGGCCCCCAGAAGGCTGCCTTCCTGAACACACTCCGCGGCCTGGGGCCTGAGGATGAAGGGGCTGCCCAGtccccctctcccacccccCCGGACGAGCTGGCTGTCTACCCCAACCCCAAACATCCAGACTTCCACCTGTGGGACCTCCCACCTCCCCATACGGCCTCGACCTTTGATCTGGAGGGGTACATGGAGCGGGTGAAATTCATGCGCTACAATGCAGTTGTCATGGCATTCACCCAGAGTCTTCATCCCAACAGTGTGGCAGTGTTCTTGGAGGCCCGCTCGCTGCAGAGGAACCCAGTGTACTTTGCCCTGCTGGCCTCAGGGACGGACACAGAGAAGGTTCTGGAAGAGAGGCGAAAGGCCAGCCTGGAGGTCCTGAGGGCCCATGGTGTGGCCCTGCCTAAGGTGTTCCTGGTGAGGCCCAACTTCCTGGAGAAGCTGGACTTCCCTGGGCTgttggaggagatggagagagacctCCCAGAGATCCGGGCACACGCCCTCCTCCTGGCCCTGCCCACGCTGTCCCCGGCCCTGGTCGGCCGAAAGAGGGACGCCTTCAAGGCTCTGGTGTGGGCGGCCGCATCCCTCTCCGGCGGGGTGTCGACCATCCCCGTCCCTCTGGTGGCCTCCATGGTGGACGCCAGCGTTGGCGTGAGGATCCTCACCAAGGCCCGGGCCTCGCTCTGTCTGGATGACCAGTCCGTGGAGCGGTTGGCAAGGCAGCGCGGTGTGGAGCCGGCGCGGCTCAAAGCCCTGCGGACGTGTAACCTTTCAGCTGAGGTCACCAAGGGGGAGGTGAAGCTGCGTCTGGCGGCGGTAGAGAAGGAGCTGGCCACAAACACGACCCTGCTGGTAGAAATGGCCATGCCCAGACATGCCCGATCTGTGGGCCGCTCCTTTTCTGCCATGATGCAGGCTTTAAACGGGGCCATTGATGAGATGGGGACGGACGCAGAGAAGATACTGGCTGCTGCTGGTGTAGAGGAGGGAAAATGA